AGCTTCAAAGCGGCTCTCGCAATCACAGCCAGAGCTCCCGCAGAGTACGGGGCCATAAAACTGCTCTTCAGATCCTCATCTGCGTCCAACACCTTATCgtagtactgtagcagGTGTTCCTTTCGTAGTTCGTCTCTCAACCTTTGATCCTTCTGACTTTCAGGCCAAGCTGAGTACTCTTTGAGAACGTGTTTGAGGATGGAATCCATGCGAGTGATCAATTTGATGTACTTTGGAAACAGCTTTTGGCTGCGTGGATCTTTTGACAGCCAATTCTGCTCCACTCGCGGCTTATACATGGTTTTGATGCTCTTACCGGAGATGGTCTCCGAGGTGTACCATCTATAAGTGTCCTGACAAAGTGTCGGAGAACTGGGATCAATAGGTTTAAGTCGTAATTGTGTTGCGGTTGTCCATCTGAATTCTGGTGCTTTCCCCTGCGCTATTCTTCTGTTGTCTCTTTCgatttcctccttggttCGTCGTCTCCGTTTGAccggtggaggagacgacAGAGGCGACCCCGAGTCAAAGTCCTGGTCGATTTCCTGTACGCTGCTTCGACGTCTGATTTTGTGCCCGCTGTTGCCATTGTTATTGCTGTTGTGGCTGTTATTGAGGGGTAGTGCTGGTGTGATAACCGCACTAGTCACCGTTGTCGGGTCTTCTTGCAACTCCCTGTCCACTTTTTGTCTCAATTTCTGAACGCGAATTGCATCGCCCAATTCGGCTCCGGACTCCTCCATTTGCTTGTACACGTCTGTGATGGACTGGAACGGCACTAGACGGGCCATGGCGCTTTCTATGCTCATTGACAGTCGCTTTTTGAACGCGAGAGCCGCGTAGTTTTCGTCGTCAAGCTCGTAGACCAGCCGTTCGGagaactccttgagaatcgTGCCGAAAAGCGACGTCCATCTTGTCTTCTCGGCGCTGGCAGGGATGGCGGCCACTTCATTTTTCCAGCACGTAGTCAGCTGGGTCACCAGCTGTTCTCGAAGGCGGCCTTGTTCCGCCACCTGATCCTGTTTGTCGATCTTATACTGTGTTCCAGGTCATCCAGAAGGTTTATTTTCCCGCCCATTGGGTGAATACTGTGTTGGtcgtactacaagtagcctgTTGTAGTGCATGAACATACCCACTTCGCGCAGTTCTGGCTCATGCATGAGCCAtgttcaaaaaaaaagttcaTTGTGTGTGGAATACACATCGATCCCATACCTGATCGAGAAGTTAGAACTGTCGGGTTTTTATTATCGATTTAAGCCGAGACTGTTGGCGATGATGGAGGAAACCCATGTCAAAATTCCGTCTCGAGACGGCTTCTTGTATCTTGTTGTACCCGAGTTGACGATTCATTCACTGGATAGCCTTGAACACATGAACCAATATATGATGGTGAAACATTGACTGACGGTTGGCGAGTTGCGTAGATGTATGTGGCTTGGCTGATTTATGTGGAGAATCACATGAAAGATAAA
The Yarrowia lipolytica chromosome 1A, complete sequence genome window above contains:
- a CDS encoding uncharacterized protein (Compare to YALI0A04301g, no similarity), which gives rise to MSIESAMARLVPFQSITDVYKQMEESGAELGDAIRVQKLRQKVDRELQEDPTTVTSAVITPALPLNNSHNSNNNGNSGHKIRRRSSVQEIDQDFDSGSPLSSPPPVKRRRRTKEEIERDNRRIAQGKAPEFRWTTATQLRLKPIDPSSPTLCQDTYRWYTSETISGKSIKTMYKPRVEQNWLSKDPRSQKLFPKYIKLITRMDSILKHVLKEYSAWPESQKDQRLRDELRKEHLLQYYDKVLDADEDLKSSFMAPYSAGALAVIARAALKLYFLDYHQGLVD